One window of Chloroflexus aggregans DSM 9485 genomic DNA carries:
- the mutL gene encoding DNA mismatch repair endonuclease MutL: protein MPIRLLDETIAAQIAAGEVVERPASVAKELVENALDAGARRIVVEVRGGGLREIRVQDDGCGISAEEVELAFARHATSKLHSADDLWAIRTLGFRGEALPSIASVAQVICVTRVADAELGVELRIAGGEVQSRLPCGCPAGTTITVRNLFYNTPVRREYLRSEATETGAISAIVQQYALAYPEVSFSLVIDGRLAFQTTGDGDLRAVVVELYGLAVGRALLPVQAEVGDGELWVAVNGLISPPDLTRSSRSYLSFFANRRALQPRGALAAVVENAYHTMLMKGRFPIAIIDLRVHPAAIDVNVHPTKSEVKFRYPAHVHSVLGQAIRDALIKGSDIPVWEAPDPATAQRRFELRRLGQEQASSPATWGVGAQAWDRERAHWDVGTPVSRSEPSLLVSPVAVPTSNTAVPTPDASFATSSSALPPLRVVGQVGLTYIVAEAPEGMYLIDQHAAHERITYEKLMNQYAQRAVESQQLLIPQAVELSPEASTLLVGNAEKLAEWGFALEPWGTGVLVRAIPATLPPDELTQALHEVAERLAGRGGSSPLEWREAMLITLACHTSVRAGQPLSHDEMRHLLRQLEQCVSPRTCPHGRPTMILMTPAQLERQFGRRV from the coding sequence ATGCCGATCCGTCTGCTCGATGAAACGATTGCTGCCCAGATTGCTGCCGGCGAAGTGGTCGAACGTCCGGCTTCCGTTGCCAAGGAGCTGGTCGAGAATGCACTCGATGCCGGTGCGCGCCGGATTGTGGTCGAGGTGCGGGGTGGTGGGCTGCGTGAAATTCGTGTGCAAGATGATGGCTGTGGTATTTCTGCCGAGGAGGTTGAGTTGGCATTTGCTCGTCATGCGACGAGTAAGTTGCACTCTGCCGACGATTTGTGGGCCATTCGCACGCTTGGTTTTCGTGGTGAGGCGTTGCCGAGCATTGCGAGCGTTGCCCAGGTGATCTGTGTGACCCGCGTCGCCGATGCCGAGTTGGGGGTTGAACTGCGGATCGCCGGTGGTGAGGTGCAGTCACGTTTGCCGTGTGGTTGCCCTGCCGGCACGACGATTACGGTGCGCAATCTGTTCTACAATACGCCGGTGCGGCGCGAGTATCTCCGTTCGGAAGCTACCGAAACCGGTGCCATCAGTGCAATCGTTCAGCAGTACGCTCTTGCCTACCCAGAAGTGAGTTTTAGCCTCGTGATCGATGGGCGGTTGGCATTTCAAACGACCGGTGATGGCGATTTGCGCGCGGTGGTAGTTGAGCTGTACGGTCTTGCGGTCGGGCGAGCCTTGTTGCCGGTGCAGGCCGAAGTCGGTGATGGTGAATTGTGGGTGGCAGTGAACGGTCTGATCTCGCCGCCCGACCTGACCCGTAGTTCGCGAAGTTATCTCTCGTTCTTTGCTAATCGGCGCGCATTGCAACCGCGCGGGGCCTTGGCGGCTGTGGTAGAGAATGCGTACCATACGATGCTGATGAAGGGTCGTTTCCCCATCGCGATTATCGATCTGCGCGTGCATCCTGCTGCCATCGATGTGAATGTTCATCCAACCAAGAGCGAAGTCAAGTTTCGCTATCCGGCCCATGTCCATAGTGTGTTGGGGCAGGCAATTCGCGATGCGCTGATCAAGGGGAGCGATATTCCGGTGTGGGAAGCTCCCGATCCGGCGACAGCTCAGCGTCGATTTGAGCTGCGTCGTCTTGGTCAGGAACAGGCAAGCTCACCGGCAACCTGGGGAGTAGGTGCTCAAGCATGGGATCGGGAACGCGCGCACTGGGATGTCGGTACACCGGTTTCGCGATCTGAGCCGTCGTTGCTGGTGTCACCGGTTGCAGTACCCACGTCGAATACTGCTGTACCTACACCAGATGCTTCATTTGCAACCTCATCATCGGCCTTACCACCGTTGCGCGTGGTGGGGCAAGTTGGGTTGACGTATATCGTGGCGGAAGCACCAGAGGGGATGTATCTGATCGATCAGCACGCTGCCCACGAGCGAATTACCTATGAGAAGTTGATGAATCAGTACGCTCAACGTGCAGTTGAGTCGCAGCAGTTGCTGATTCCGCAAGCGGTTGAGTTAAGCCCGGAAGCGAGCACACTTTTGGTAGGTAATGCCGAGAAGTTGGCCGAATGGGGGTTTGCGCTGGAGCCTTGGGGAACCGGAGTGTTGGTGCGGGCGATACCGGCTACTCTGCCACCCGACGAGCTAACACAGGCGTTGCACGAGGTAGCCGAGCGGCTGGCCGGGCGCGGTGGGAGTAGTCCGCTCGAGTGGCGTGAAGCGATGTTGATTACGTTGGCCTGCCACACTTCGGTGCGCGCCGGCCAACCGCTCTCGCACGACGAGATGCGTCATCTGCTCCGCCAACTTGAACAGTGTGTAAGCCCGCGCACGTGTCCGCATGGTCGCCCGACTATGATCCTGATGACACCGGCTCAGCTCGAACGGCAGTTTGGTCGGCGCGTGTAA
- a CDS encoding C45 family autoproteolytic acyltransferase/hydolase, with protein sequence MFPVITVAGEPFERGRQYGAATARQVRHSIASYARLFAYRRGLDWAAVQREALAYEPLLAEIAPDLLNEMYGIAEGAGYTPAEIIALNVRTELLAGVGVGVHHPEAAVVLARNRAAGVPFHAELPLNDYGMAGEDGECTTAAAAPPATANGRVWLAQTWDWQGDQRAACVLLRIETPGHPPILTLTEAGMVAKIGLNGSGVAVGLNLLRSRADGQHRGMPVHVLLRLMLQSTSVAAARRLAELLPAGGSSCITLAGAAGELLALEITPGGVAELPAREGLLAHANHCLDANAAAGECALEPTSTSRERYGRAWDLLQVAAGQIDLVVLQNILRDHEGAPRCICRHPDPRIAAVDRNESVCGVIIDVQAATMHVAANVPCLATFVPVQL encoded by the coding sequence AGACAGGTGCGGCACAGCATTGCCAGTTATGCCCGTCTCTTTGCCTATCGGCGCGGTCTTGATTGGGCCGCGGTACAGCGTGAGGCGCTTGCATACGAGCCACTCCTTGCCGAGATCGCTCCCGACTTACTGAACGAGATGTACGGCATTGCTGAGGGTGCCGGCTACACCCCCGCCGAAATTATTGCGCTCAATGTCCGTACCGAGTTGCTGGCCGGTGTAGGCGTGGGCGTGCATCATCCGGAAGCTGCCGTTGTACTGGCCCGGAACCGCGCAGCGGGCGTCCCCTTCCACGCTGAATTACCACTGAACGATTATGGGATGGCGGGCGAAGACGGTGAATGCACCACTGCTGCGGCTGCTCCACCGGCGACGGCCAACGGAAGAGTTTGGCTGGCGCAGACGTGGGATTGGCAAGGTGATCAACGGGCGGCGTGTGTCCTGCTCCGCATCGAGACTCCCGGGCATCCACCGATCTTGACCCTGACCGAGGCAGGGATGGTCGCCAAAATCGGGCTAAACGGGTCCGGGGTAGCAGTCGGCTTAAACTTACTACGCTCGCGAGCGGATGGTCAACACCGAGGAATGCCGGTCCATGTCTTATTACGGCTGATGTTGCAGAGTACAAGTGTAGCTGCCGCTCGTCGGTTGGCCGAACTCCTCCCGGCCGGTGGTTCGTCGTGCATTACCCTGGCCGGTGCCGCCGGTGAATTGCTGGCGCTAGAAATTACGCCCGGCGGAGTCGCCGAGTTACCGGCCCGCGAAGGTCTCCTAGCCCACGCCAACCACTGCCTTGACGCGAACGCGGCTGCCGGTGAATGTGCGTTGGAACCCACCTCAACGAGTCGGGAACGGTACGGTCGGGCGTGGGATCTGCTGCAAGTCGCCGCCGGTCAGATCGATCTTGTGGTGTTGCAGAACATTTTGCGTGATCACGAAGGTGCGCCACGCTGTATCTGTCGTCACCCTGATCCGCGGATCGCCGCAGTTGATCGTAACGAGAGTGTGTGCGGCGTGATCATCGATGTTCAAGCGGCAACCATGCACGTAGCGGCGAATGTCCCTTGCTTAGCAACGTTTGTGCCGGTGCAATTATAA